Below is a window of Geomonas oryzisoli DNA.
ACCTCCACGTCATGGACCCAGTAATCGTAAAGCGTCGGGATCATGACCTTGGGGGAGAGTTCGATGAGGTCGCGGTTGGTGACGATGTACTCCAGGCTCTCGTCGGTGAAGGAAAGCCCGGCGGCGCGCGCCCGCTCCTTGCACCCTTCCATGATCGCCTTGGTATGTTGGTTGATCAGTTCCATAACGGCCTCTTGCCAGCTATCGTCCCCTCCCCCGGAGGGGGAGGGTTAGGGAGGGGGACAATCCATCAACCTTCCCCCCTCCAACCTCCCCCCTCCGGGGGGAGGCTCGCCAGAGGAAGGCGACGGTTAAGAGATGAGCCTCTTGATCCCCTCGATCACCCGGGCCTCCTCGGCGTCCTCGTGCATGATGTCCATGCGCAAAAGGTCCGGCTTGTCGCGCAGCAGCCCGGAGTTTTCCAGGTAGCGCGCCACCTCGGTCCACTGCGTCCCCGCGTGCTCGGCGATGGTGACCCCCATGCGGCTCACGTAGGTGAGGATCTTGACCAGCTCAGGGATCGACTTGTCGCCGCCGGTGTCCCAATCGTCGCCGTCGGTGCCGTGGAAGACGTAGATGTTGTAGTCCGCCGCCAGGTTCTCCTTCTCGACGATCTCGTTCACCAGCTTGTAGGCGCTCGCCACCTCGGTCCCCCCGGCTACCCGGGAGTTATAGTAGGTGTCGAAGTCGGGCACTTCTTTCGCCTCGGTGTCGTGCAGGATGAAGCGGGACTCCACCTGCCCGGCGTACTGGTACAGCAGCCAGCTGTAGATCATCACGTGCTGGGTCGCCACCAGCTCGGTGACCTTGCCCGCCATGGAACCTGAGTAGTCGCGCAGGAAGAACACCATCGCCTGCGGCTCGTAATCCTTCTCCTGGGAAAAGATGCGGTACACCTTGTCCCTCGGCGAGATCAGGAACCGGGTCGGGTCCATGTCGGCGGGATCGGGCAGGTTCCCCAGCGAGATGTTGGTTTCCACGATCTTCCTGAGGGTCGCCTTCTTGTCCAGCACCTGGCCTGAGCCCCGGTTGCGGTCGGTGAGGTCGTAGATGTAGCGGGTGAAGGAGCGCTTCTTCCCCTTTTCCTTCAGGTTGGGGAGCTGGAACTGTTCGGTGAGCACCCGTCCCAGTTCGTATGCCGAAGCGCCCATTTCGTGGGCTTCCCCCTCACCCTGTCCCGGCCCCTGCCCGGGTTCCTCGCCGGTTTCGCGCACCTTCTGCTCGCCGATGACCTCGCCTTCTTCCCCCTTGCCGCTGCCTCCGGTAGAGCCACCCTCGCCTGGAGGACGGATGGTCGGGTCGTGCAGGAACTTCTCCTCCTCAGTGGAGGGGACCACCACGATCTTTCCCTTGCCCCCCTTGCCCGGCTTGATCAGCCTTCCCACCCTGATCTTGCGGGGGAAGCCGTCCTTCTCGCGCTGCCGGTCCCGCTCCAGGAGCTCGTCCAGCGCCTTCATGTGCAGCTGGTAGGGGTTGGGGACCCGCTCCTGGTCCTGCAGCACCGCCAGGTCATGCCAGGCGTAGAGGCCGCGGGAGAAGTCGGGGAAAGGTCCGCGCCGGTCGGAGACGGAGATTTCCCGCGCTCCCGCCAGCTCCTCGCGAAAGCGCGCCTCGCGTTCGGGGTCCAGCCCCTTGGCCTTCAGTTGTTCGAGGTATTTCTCGGGATCTTTCATGGCATCGTCGGCCTTTTAAAAGGCGGGCGAATGATTATTCGCCCCTACGGTCATTGCTCTTCCACCATTGCCCACAACAATCTGCCAAAGACGCGGCCTCTGTAGGGGCGAATAATCAGTCGCCCCCCCTCACCGCGAACAGGCGCCGCTGCTAGCTCTCATCCTCCTGCGTGCAGAAATACTCGATGGTCTTCTGTGCACAGGTGCGGCAGTAGCCGAGTTTCCCCAGCATGGTCACGATCATCCGGTCGTAGAGCTTCTGGTTTTCCTCGTTGGTCCGGTTGGCGAGCGCCCCGATCAGGCTACCGGCGCCGGCGATGTCCGATTTGAGCCGCACGTCGGTGACCGCCTTGACCAGTTCCAGGTTGTCCATGAAGTCGTAGCTCGGGTCGACCGAGATCTTCTGACCGTAGATCTTCCTGATCGAGGTACGGAAGGAGGCGCGCTGCTCCTCGGTCTTAAGACCTATGCGCTCCTCGACGCTCTTCACGTAACGTTCGTCGATCTTGAGGGCCTTCAGCTCGCCGGTCTGGGGGTCTTTATACTTCCACATCCGGTCCGGTCCCAGGTTCTCGGCATCGATGCCGATGATCATGTTGACGTAGTTCTGCACGTCCTTCTTGATGGCGAACGGTTCATCCATGTAGGCGTTGAACATCTCGGTCATGATCCGTTCCCGGTAAAGCTTCTTGCCGGTCTTCAGGTCTTCCAGGTATTTCGCCCGCTCGTTGGGTTCCACCACGTAGTCGAGCACGACCCGCTCCAGGCTCCTGAAGACGTCGTAGGCCACCATGCAGCGCCCCTCGTTGGTCTCGGAGCTCTCCTTGAGGATCTGGATACTGCGGCCGAGGCTTCTGTGCCCCAAGCCGCGCTGCCCGAAGCGCTTGGTGATGTCGGGCTCCTGCCCCAGGGTATCGATCACCTCGGCGAGCGCCTTGATGCTCTTCTCGCCGGCCACCTCGCCGGCGGCAAGCTTCATGGTCTCGATCGGGGTCAGCTTCTCGGACCGGGGGAGCCTGGTGAGCACCACCCCTACCGAGGCCGCATAGTTGAGGTTCGGGTCCTGATGCAACACTTCCTTGGTAAGGGTGGTCTTCGATTCGCCGCCGATGGCGTAGGCGGTGAGCCCTTCCTGCATGCGATAGTTGGTGTTGTGCGAGACGTAGCAGATCCTGCAGCGGTCCACGATCGGCGCCTCCTCCTTCTCCGCGAGGAAGCGGTTGAACTCGGAGTTGTTGCTGGTGGCGATGATCATGGAGTCGATGGGCCACTTGTAACCGTCGATCTCGATGGCCCGGTTCTGGATCACGCCCAGGTAGACCTGCACCAGGTCCTTCTTGTTCTTGAAGATCTCGTCCGAGAAGTGGACGCCGCCTCCCGCCACGCGGGCCAGCGCGCCGCGGCGCAGGTCGAAGCGGTACGGGTTGTTGGTGTCGGAGAGGTGCAAGAGGCGCTGGATCGATTCCTCGCCGAGCAGGTCCACGGCGGACGAGGTGATCTTGTCCTTGGCCGGATACTTGCCGGTGAGGGTCCCCAGGCTCTCGCTCATCGGTACCGGCAGGATGGCGATACTCTCCAGGACCTTCTCGATGTCGTTATCGTGGTACTGCCTGATTTCGTTCAGGATGTAGCCGGTGCTCGCGCCCAGGGGGCGGTAGTTCCGGTACAGCGTTTCGATCTCGGCGTCCGAGAACCCCTGTTCCCCGATGAAGCGGCGACTTTCCTCCGGATCATCGAAGAGGTTCATGGCCAGGATCATGGGATCTTCGTAGGTCTCCGAATCGATCTCCCGGATCCTGCCGTAGTTGCCCAGCTGGTCCATGTTGAGGAACCGGAAGCTGTACTTGCGGTTGCGCCCCTGCAGGAAATTCCGGTACTTGCCGCAGAGGAACTCCACGAAGAAAGTCTTGCCGTTGCCGGGCTCGCCGACCAGCACGAACGCCATCTCCTTACTGGAACCACCCTCGGCAGCGTCCTTCACGAACGAGACGAAGCTGTTGATCTCGTCGTACATGCCGATTGTGTGCTTGCGTCCGGTTCGGAAGATGTTGAAGTCATAGGTCGTTTTGCCGTTGACGACGACCTTCTCGAAACCCGGCTCCAGGATCATCCGAATGATCCCCTGGAAGGCATTCTCGAAAACCCTTTCTCCCGCCTTGACGGCGGCCAGGTGTTGACGGAGCGTTTCGTTCTTGGCAGTCATGGTTTCCCTCCGCGTGTTATTAAGCTGCGGTCTTCGTTTTAATTGATTTTGACATCCAAAAAAAATTATACCCCCCCTCCCTTTACTTTTGCAAAGGCTTTACCGTTGAGGCTCTTTGGGCCGCTCCGGCAGGGGCAGGGGCGTTTCGGGCAGAATTAAACAGCGATACTGCTGCGAATACATTAGAAATTTAGCAAGTTGATTGTACCGGGAGCTTTCGTTTCTGCAACCGGGGAGGAGAGGTATTATGCCGGGGGCGGGATGAAACGGCCGTGGAGTCCACGGCTTGCGCTTCGCTTTAAAATTTCCTATCCTCTGGTACCATTTGCTGGTCCCGGTCCGGGAAGGCTTTTAATTGGGATGAAGAAAAGGAGGCTTACATGAAGAGGAGAATTTTGTGGCTGGTGCTGGCAGCGGTGCTTGTTGCCCTGGCGGGATGCGGAGGAGGAGAAGATCGCCCGCTGTTCCGGGAAGTGATACCGAGCGACGTAGCTTTGGATGGAGAAATTGTCGATGTGGGTGGTGTCCTGAATCCCCCTACATTTGCAGACACTGTTACCGGTATATATGCCGGGGTCGACCCCGATACTGGTGATATTTACCGGTCCTTCCTCCACTTCCCGCTGACAACAATACCCGGTGACGCGTTAATAAGCTCGGCCACACTCAGTTTTGTCGTAAAAAGCGTGGACCCGTTAACTCCTCTAGACACGATACCTATTAGCGTGGAACTGGTCTCTTTCGGCCCACCGCTCGAAGCCGCATACTTCGACCTCCCACCCATCGTGGTTACCAGCATAACGCCACCGATTTCTATCAATGATGCAACTCATCGTATTGACATCCCCGTCACCTCCCTCATGGTGGAAGCTCAACGACAGGGTCTCGCCAACTTTCAGGTACGTCTGAGGCAAGAGAACGATTATACGACCACCGTACCGGGGCTAATGCAGATAGATGAGGCGTCTGTAGCCAACGAGCCACGTCTTACAGTTTTTTATTTCTAGAAGTACCTGCTCACGTCAAGGTCATAGAGGTAAGGATCCAAAACAGCGCTGATGGTTTGGGGGGAGCCGGGGGAGCCTAGGGCGATCACCTCTCCCCCCTCCGTCTCGCGCCCCTCGCGGTCTGCGATGATGCGCACCAACGGGTTGTCCCACTGGGCCGGATCCTCGCTGTTCCCCACCACCACCGCGATATCCTTGTCGTCCAGAAGCAGCAGCGACCCGACCGGGTGGATCCCCACGCAACTGACGAACACCTTCAGGAGCGCCTGGTCGTAGGACTTGCCGCTTTGCGACAGCATCACCCTGAGGGCTTTGTGGGGGGGATAGGCGGTCCGGCCGCTGACCCGCGAGGAGGTAAGCCCGTCGTAGCTGTCGGCAATGCTTATGATCCGCCCCAGCAGTCCCAGCTTCCGGTACCCCAGACGCGGGTAACCGGAGAAGTCCGCCATCAGGTGATGCTCGAAGATGCCGGTCACGATGCGTGCCGTGAGATCGTCGAGCCCCTTCAGCTTCATCACCTTCCTCACCCCGTATAGCGGATGCTTTTCCATCACCTGCCGTTCCTCGTTCGAAAGCTCGCCCGGCTTATCCAGGATCGCACCGGGGACGTCGCAGTTGCCGATGTCGTGGAACAAAGCGGCAAGCCCCAGCTCACAGAGATGGAATCTGTTCATCCCCAGCCGTTTGCCCATCAATAGCGAGAGGATGCAGACGTTGGCGGCGTGATGCTGCGACGAACTGTCATGGGAGCGCATGGTGCTGAGCCCCAAAAGGTCGGCCTCGTGGGTGTAGAGCAGGTCGATGATCTGCTGCACCACGCGCTTGGATTCCCTCAGACGCAGCCTGCGCCCGGATGCCACCTCGGCCGCCACCTCGTCCATGGTGGAAAGGAGCTTACGGTACAGCGGCCGGACCTTGTCCCCGGCCGCCCGGGCCCGCCTGAGCTGCGGCGTTATGGTCAGCACCTCGTCCTCGCGCAGCAGGTCGAGCTCCAGATTGCCGATTCCCCTTTGCTGCACCGCCTCCAGCAACCGCTGGAAACACTCCGTCTCGTCCTCCTGAGGCTCCTGCAGCAGGTACACGAAACGCTGCAGGTCTGCGCTGGTGACGCCCGGGCCGAAGGTGATCCTCCCCAGGTGATGGCGCCGCATCAGCTCCGTGATGTAGCGGGGTCCCTCGAAACTGGCAATGTCCGGCCTGAGCCGGAGGTCGCCAAGGTAGAGATGCCCCCCCTTGAAGATCAGGGAGGCATCTTCATCCTTCCCGGTGATCGCCCGCACCACCTCGAGGAGGTTCCCGACCCGCTGCACGATCGCCGCGTGGCCGGCGCCGTAATTTACCGAGCTCTTGAGCAGGACGAATAAGTGCGACACCAGGGTCTTGCCCAGCCGCGCCAACTCGTCTCCCACAGGTTGCCGATCCATCTCAAGCGCCATGGCGCTCACCTCGTCCTACCCGGGGTTTTTTCCCGGAATGCATGGGAAGCGATGGCCTGGTCCAGGATGGACCTCAGCTCGCCTCCCTTTTTCTGATCGCGCGCCTCTTTCAGGAGCTGCAGGGCCGAACTGCTGCGGATCCGTCCCAGCCCCAGGGCCGCAAGCTGCACGCTTTCCTTCTCATTCCCCTTCTGGAACCAGTACCGCTTCATGAGCTGTTCGCGCAGCATGGGGAGTACGCTCTCCTGTCCCAGCTCACCCAGCGCCAGGAAGATCTCTTTCTTCTCCTCGAAAGGGCGCTCCTGGAAATCTTCGGCCCCGGCCAGCGCAACGATGGGTTTCAGCGCGAAGGGAAGCCTCTCCCGGGTAAGCACCTGGAGCGCCTTGACCCGCAATGCGCTCGAGTCGTCCCTCAGGTACTTCAGCAGGTAGGTCTTGGCCTTGGCATCGGCGGTACGTTCCAAAAAGCCAAGCACTTCGCGCCGGATGCGCGGCTCCCGATGCGAGATCAGCCCGAGAATCATCTTTAGCGCCGCCGGGGTCCCGATTAGGGAAAGTATCAGCACCACGTTGCGCACCAGGTACCAACGCGGATCGCTGAGAAAGGGTTCGAATACCGCAGGGTTCTCCCCCCCCAGCTCCACCAGGACCTCCACGATCAGCTTGCGCACCTTGAGCTTCTCCACCCGCCCGAGCAGCTCGCAGATCGCCGCGAGCGAAGGGATGCCCAGTATCAGCAACAGCTCCTTCAACTGCACGTAATCTATCACCGCCTCGGCACTGTCCAGTGCCACCTTGAGCACATCCACGGTCGAGCCCGAGAGTACCCCGGCCAGTGCGGCAGCCAACTGCTGCCGCTGTTCCGCAGCGGTCGTCGGCAGCTTTTGCAGACGGTCCATGAAGCGCGCAAGCTGGAGTGCGTGCGCTATGTCGCCGGCCACCACCAAGTTGACGGTCAGGTTCCCCAGGATGGCGGTGAAGTCCGCGAAAAGCTCCGGTTCCTGGATCTCGCCTAGGATAGCGGCGTGGATCCTGATCACGTCATCGAGTCCGTTGCAGCGGCCCTCGACCTCGACGGCCTTACGCAGCCACGCCTCCTCCTCGGCGCTCAGCATGAGCAGGTGCTTCGGAATCATCCTTGGTGCAGCGGGGGGCTGTTCAACGAGCGCCTGCCGGATCCGCTCCAGGGCATCCCGCTGCTGGAGCGCATCGTCGGCTTGCTGTATCAGATAGGGGTCGCTGAAGTCGTCCTCGGTGAGGTAACCGATGTGCTGGAGGTTGCGCTCCCAAAGCTGCGTCACCACGTCGTCGTCGCTGCTGGAACGCTCGAATCCGACCACCCCGAGAAAGGCCACGATCTCTGCCGATTCCACCCCCTGGTCGAAGAACAGGGTTCTTATGCCGTCGGCGTGAAGCCGGCTGGCCAGGCTCTCCTTGGGGTCCTTGTTCTCGTAGACCAGCGCGCCGTGGTAGCGCAGGGCGAACTGCTCCACATCGAGGGAGAGCTCCCCGTAACGCGCCAGATGCACCGTCATCCTGGTGCCGAGGTCCGAGATGAAACCGATCAGCACCGGGTTGTTGGGCAGGTAGATCCTGAGGGCCTTCGACGTCTTGAGCATCGCGAGGATGATTTGGGTGACCGAGGCCAGTTCTTCCTTGCCGACCTCCGGTTGCTCGACTGCCTGTTCGATCATGCTTCGCCCTCGCCTGCGGTGGTGGTTCCATCCACTCAGACCGCCCTAGCCTATCCCGGTTGCTTCATGAGCCTTCAGCATCATGCACACCGGCGTAAGCATACGCTTTCCCTCACCTTATGTAAAGAGAGCCCCTTAGGAGAGGCGCTCCCGCCGTATGGCTTAATAAAAGCGGAGGCATAAAAAAAAGGGAGCCGGCCTGAGGCCGACTCCCTTTGGTTGCTGCTTGGGGACTGCAGGGCTTACATCATGCCGCCCATGCCGCCCATGCCACCCATGCCGCCCATGCCACCCGGCATCGCCGGCATAGCGGACTCATCCCTCGGCTTGTCAGCGATCATAGCCTCGGTGGTCATCATGAGACCGGCAACGGAAGCGGCGTTCTGCAGAGCGCTCCTGGAGACCTTGGTCGGGTCGATGATGCCGGCCTGGATCATGTCGACGTAGACGTCATCGGCTGCGTTGTAGCCGAAGGCCTCCTGGCCGCCTTTCACCTTGTCAACGACGATGGAGCCGTCGACGCCTGCGTTCTGTGCGATCTGACGGATCGGCTCCTCGAGGGCGCGCTTGATCACGTTGACGCCGAACTGCTGCTCCGGAGCGAGCTCGAGGTTGTCCAGCACCTTCAGAGCGCGCAGGTAAGCGACGCCGCCGCCAGGGACGATGCCCTCGTCGACAGCCGCACGGGTTGCGTGCAGAGCGTCCTCGACGCGTGCCTTCTTCTCCTTCATCTCGATTTCGGTAGCAGCGCCGACCTTGATCACGGCAACGCCGCCTACGAGTTTCGCCAGACGCTCCTGGAGCTTCTCGCGGTCGTAGTCCGAGGTGGTCTCTTCGATCTGGGCACGGATCATCTTGACGCGGCCCTGGATGTCGGCCTCGGCACCGTAGCCGTCGATGATGGTGGTGTTGTCCTTGTCGACGGTGATCTTCTTGGCGTTACCCAGCATGTCGATGGTGGTGTTCTCGAGCCTGAAACCGACTTCCTCGGAGATCACCTTGCCGCCGGTCAGGATGGCGATGTCTTCCAGCATGGCCTTGCGGCGGTCGCCGAAGCCCGGGGCCTTGACGGCGCAGACGTTCAGGACGCCGCGCAGCTTGTTGACCACCAGGGTGGCCAGCGCCTCGCCCTCGATGTCCTCGGCGATGATGAGCAGCGGGCGGCCGGACTTGGCGGTCTGCTCGAGCACCGGGAGGAGGTCCTTCATGTTGGAGATCTTCTTGTCGTGGATCAGGATGGCGACGTTGTCCATGGCCGCTTCCATGCGCTCCGGATCGGTCACGAAGTACGGAGAGAGGTAGCCGCGGTCAAACTGCATGCCCTCGACGGTCTCAAGGGTGGTCTCCATCGCCTTGGCTTCCTCGACGGTGATGACCCCTTCCTTGCCGACCTTCTCCATGGCCTGTGCGATGATGTCGCCGATGGTCTTGTCGTTGTTGGCGGAGATGGTGCCGACCTGTGCGATTTCCTTGTGGTCCTTGATCGGCTTGGAGATGTTCTTCAGTTCGGCGACCAGCACTTCGACGGCCTGGTCCAGACCGCGCTTGATCTCCATCGGGTTGTGGCCGGCAGCGACCAGCTTCGCGCCCTGACGGTAGATGGCCTGTGCGAGCACAGTTGCAGTGGTGGTGCCGTCACCGGCGACATCGGAGGTCTTGGAGGCAACTTCCTTCACCAGCTGTGCGCCCATGTTCTCGAACTTGTCGTCCAGCTCGATTTCCTTGGCGACGGTAACGCCGTCCTTGGTGATGAGCGGTGCGCCGTAGGATTTCTCGATGACGACGTTGCGCCCTTTAGGCCCCAGGGTCACTTTAACCGCATCTGCCAGGGTGTTGACACCTTTAAGGATGCAGTTGCGTGCGTCCTGGTCGAATTTGATGATCTTTGCTGCCATATCAAATATCCTCCTTGAGATTTATAGTATTGGATTACTTCTCGAGAACGCCGAGGATGTCGTCCTCGCGCATGATCAGGAAATCCTCGCCTTCCAGCTTCACTTCGCTCCCTGCGTACTTGCCGAACAGCACCTTGTCGCCCACCTTCAGATCGATCGGGTACACCTTGCCGTCCTCGCCCCTCTTCCCGTTGCCTACTGCCACGACTTCGCCCTGCTGCGGCTTTTCCTTGGCGGTTTCCGGGATGTACAGACCACCGGCGGTCATGGTAGCTTCCTCAACCCTCTTAACGATGATACGGTCCTGCAGCGGTCTAAGATTCATGCTTTCCTCTCCTTTCTTGAGATGCATCGATCTCTTGATATTGAAAAAAATATTAGCACTCAAAACTGCTGAGTGCTAAATGCCTGCTAAATATAAACAGCATGACCCTAAAAATCAAGGGCGCTCTGCAAAATAATTTTCGTGAAGCTATCCTCTTGTCACCACTTCCTTTTTGCCAGTTCCTCGGCGTAAAACTTCTGGTACAGGATCTCCCAATCGCGGCTCCCCGGAACCTTGGCCTGGCTGTAGGAGGCGAGCTTCGCGCGCACCGCCTGGTCCACCTGTTCCATGATGGAGAAGAATCCGGATATGGAGTCCTTGATCGAGTCGAGCGCCCGGCGTTCGTCGGGGAAGTCGGCGAGGTCGTCGTTGTAGAGCTTGTCGTAGATCTTGTGCGCTATATGGGAAATGCGGTCTTCCGAGATGTGCATGGTCTCTCCTTAGATGGCGTACCGGTTTGGTGGCGCCCGGCGAGGCGATCGATCACAGAACGATCTTCCTTTCCTTGGCCAGTTTATCCTTGATCATCTTGAGCATCTTATGCCGGTCGATCCCCTGGCCGCCCACGGCCTTGAGCGTCTGCTCCAAAAGCGCCTCGGCGTCGCGCTCCAGGTCTTCTTCCTGCTTGATGTCCTTGGCGATAGCGGCCTTCATGCCGGCCAGCACGGCGCCGCGTCCCTGTTTCTGCTGCACCAGTTGAGCGCACTCCAGGTCACCCAGCACCTTCTCCGCCAGGCGCGCGATCTGTTCTTCCTTAAGACGCATCTTGCCTCCCATTTATTAAAGGGTTTCGGTTCCGCGCATTGTACGTCAACCGGTCAAAATTGCAACAGTTTTGGGGACTGTATGAGCGGCATTGTCATTAAAGAAAACAAGGTTGATTTCTCATAAGCACGGATCTACAATACAGCCACTAACACGCTCTCTCTGCCGTGCCCGTGAAGGTTATTAACGCCCCTGCGGAATAATTTATTGTACGGGAGCCTGTTTCGACCGTGGTGAGCTGCCCCATTGCGCGGGAATTGCCTAAAGCGGTCTACAGGAGCCCACCTGAATGGGAACTCGCTGTGAGGCCCCCCAACCGAACGACAGGGCGGAGAGAGCTGCACCAAGTAAATTAGGGGATCCGGCGACGGTCCCCTTTTTTTCGTCTTGCGCTCCGGTCACGGCGGATATATAGCAATGGGTGGCTCGCCAATCCCAGCATCCACGGTTCCGGAGGCACGCATGACACCCCATTTCCTCCCCACCCTGGTGAACCCTCCCTTCGGAGACCCCGGCGTCTACGTCGACTTCCAGTTCGCCCGCAGGGCCATCCTCTTCGACCTGGGGGAGATCCACCGACTCGGTCCCCGCAAGATCCTGCGCTTGAGCGACGTCTGCATCTCCCACACCCACATCGACCACTTCATCGGGTTCGACTTGATGCTGCGCATCATGCTGGGACGCGACATGGCGCTACGCCTGTTCGGCCCGCCCGGCATCCTGCTGCAGGTCGAGCACCGGCTCGCCTCCTACAGCTGGAACCTGATCCAGAGTTATCCAACCGAGTTCGTCATCACCGTCACCGAGTTGCATCCCGACGGCAGTGCGCAGCGGGCCCGCTTCAGCTCCCGGCGCGTCTTCGCGAGGGAGGAGGAGCATAGCCTCGTCTTCAAGGACGGCGTGATCCTCGACGAGGAGAACCTGCGCCTGCGCGTCGCCTTCCTGGAGCACAGCATCCCCTGCCTCGCTTATGCTTTCGAGGAGAAGCTGCACGTGAACTTCATGAAAAACCGCCTGGCCGAACTGGGGCTTCCGGTCGGGCCGTGGCTATCGGAAGTGAAGCGTGCCGTCCTGCGCGGCGAGCCGGATGACACCGCGGTGACGGCGGCGCTCCCCGGCCAAACGGAGGGGCGGAGGCTTACCATCGGGGAACTGAGGGAGCAGGTGCTGCAGGTGGTGCAGGGAGAAAAGATCGTCTACGTCACCGACACCGCCTTCACCCCCGACAACCGCCGCCGCATCGTAGAATTGGCGCGCGGCGCCGATTACGTCTTCATCGAGGCCGTGTTCCTGCACGTCGATGCCGAGCGCGCCCGTGAGCGCGCCCATCTCACAGCGCGCCAGGCGGGAGAGCTGGCACGTGAGGCGGGTGCCGCACGGGTGATCCCTTTCCACTTTTCCCCCAGACACCTCGGAGCCGAAGACGAGCTGCGTCGGGAGGTTAGCGAGGCATTTGCCGGCCTGTAACTGTCCCCTTAAAGTATCCCCTCTCCCTCCGGGAGAGGGGACAGGGGAGACAACAAAAAAAGGGGGACCCGGTTGCCGGGTCCCCCTTCGCATCTTTCTTTACTTGGTACTGCGGCCTAGTCGATCCTGAGCGCCACAAAAAGCGAGGCCTCGCCCCTTCTCAGCAGCATCTTCAGGTAGCCGCCCTTCTTCACGCCGGCGATCACCTTGCTGTAATCCTTGACGCTGGCGATGCGGACCCCGTTGATCTCCCTAATCAGGTCTCCCTCGACGATGCCGGCCCTTTCGGCGATGCTGTCGGCCTGCACGTCGGCAACGAGGACGCCTTTCTCCCCCTGCAGCCTCATCTGCTGTGCACGCTCCTGGGTCAGGTCGATGACCTTCAGTCCGAGCCGGTCGCCGGTGACGGCGGCATCCTCATCCTCACCCTCTTTCAGCTTCTCGATGGTCACCTGGAGCGGCACCTGCTTCCCGTCGCGCAGCACCACGAGCTTCACCTTCTTGCCGACCGGGGTGGCTGCGACCCGGCGCGGCAGCTCGCTCATCTCCTTGATGGCATGCCCGTCATACTCGAGGATGATGTCGCCACCCTTGACGCCAGCCTTCTCGGCCGGGCTATCCTTCATCACCTCGGCGACCAGGGCGCCCTGCTCGCTCTCCATGCCGAAAGACTTGGCGAGATCCTGGGTCACCATCTGCACCGAAACGCCGAGCCACCCGCGGGTGACCTTGCCGCTTTCCTTCAACTGCGGCAGGATCTCCTTGGCCATGTTGATGGGGATTGCGAAGCCGATCCCCTGGCCACCAGCCACGATGGCCGTGTTGATGCCGATTACCTCACCGTCGGTGTTGAAGAGCGGACCGCCGGAGTTGCCCGGGTTGATGGAGGCGTCGGTCTGGATGAAGTCATCATAGGGGCCGCTGCCGATCACACGCCCCTGGGCGCTGATGATGCCGGCGGTGACCGTCTGGGAGAGGCCGAAGGGGTTGCCGATGGCCATGACCCAGTCGCCCACCTCCATCTTGTCGC
It encodes the following:
- a CDS encoding DUF444 family protein, which gives rise to MKDPEKYLEQLKAKGLDPEREARFREELAGAREISVSDRRGPFPDFSRGLYAWHDLAVLQDQERVPNPYQLHMKALDELLERDRQREKDGFPRKIRVGRLIKPGKGGKGKIVVVPSTEEEKFLHDPTIRPPGEGGSTGGSGKGEEGEVIGEQKVRETGEEPGQGPGQGEGEAHEMGASAYELGRVLTEQFQLPNLKEKGKKRSFTRYIYDLTDRNRGSGQVLDKKATLRKIVETNISLGNLPDPADMDPTRFLISPRDKVYRIFSQEKDYEPQAMVFFLRDYSGSMAGKVTELVATQHVMIYSWLLYQYAGQVESRFILHDTEAKEVPDFDTYYNSRVAGGTEVASAYKLVNEIVEKENLAADYNIYVFHGTDGDDWDTGGDKSIPELVKILTYVSRMGVTIAEHAGTQWTEVARYLENSGLLRDKPDLLRMDIMHEDAEEARVIEGIKRLIS
- a CDS encoding serine protein kinase PrkA → MTAKNETLRQHLAAVKAGERVFENAFQGIIRMILEPGFEKVVVNGKTTYDFNIFRTGRKHTIGMYDEINSFVSFVKDAAEGGSSKEMAFVLVGEPGNGKTFFVEFLCGKYRNFLQGRNRKYSFRFLNMDQLGNYGRIREIDSETYEDPMILAMNLFDDPEESRRFIGEQGFSDAEIETLYRNYRPLGASTGYILNEIRQYHDNDIEKVLESIAILPVPMSESLGTLTGKYPAKDKITSSAVDLLGEESIQRLLHLSDTNNPYRFDLRRGALARVAGGGVHFSDEIFKNKKDLVQVYLGVIQNRAIEIDGYKWPIDSMIIATSNNSEFNRFLAEKEEAPIVDRCRICYVSHNTNYRMQEGLTAYAIGGESKTTLTKEVLHQDPNLNYAASVGVVLTRLPRSEKLTPIETMKLAAGEVAGEKSIKALAEVIDTLGQEPDITKRFGQRGLGHRSLGRSIQILKESSETNEGRCMVAYDVFRSLERVVLDYVVEPNERAKYLEDLKTGKKLYRERIMTEMFNAYMDEPFAIKKDVQNYVNMIIGIDAENLGPDRMWKYKDPQTGELKALKIDERYVKSVEERIGLKTEEQRASFRTSIRKIYGQKISVDPSYDFMDNLELVKAVTDVRLKSDIAGAGSLIGALANRTNEENQKLYDRMIVTMLGKLGYCRTCAQKTIEYFCTQEDES
- a CDS encoding HD-GYP domain-containing protein — protein: MALEMDRQPVGDELARLGKTLVSHLFVLLKSSVNYGAGHAAIVQRVGNLLEVVRAITGKDEDASLIFKGGHLYLGDLRLRPDIASFEGPRYITELMRRHHLGRITFGPGVTSADLQRFVYLLQEPQEDETECFQRLLEAVQQRGIGNLELDLLREDEVLTITPQLRRARAAGDKVRPLYRKLLSTMDEVAAEVASGRRLRLRESKRVVQQIIDLLYTHEADLLGLSTMRSHDSSSQHHAANVCILSLLMGKRLGMNRFHLCELGLAALFHDIGNCDVPGAILDKPGELSNEERQVMEKHPLYGVRKVMKLKGLDDLTARIVTGIFEHHLMADFSGYPRLGYRKLGLLGRIISIADSYDGLTSSRVSGRTAYPPHKALRVMLSQSGKSYDQALLKVFVSCVGIHPVGSLLLLDDKDIAVVVGNSEDPAQWDNPLVRIIADREGRETEGGEVIALGSPGSPQTISAVLDPYLYDLDVSRYF
- a CDS encoding HEAT repeat domain-containing protein, with amino-acid sequence MIEQAVEQPEVGKEELASVTQIILAMLKTSKALRIYLPNNPVLIGFISDLGTRMTVHLARYGELSLDVEQFALRYHGALVYENKDPKESLASRLHADGIRTLFFDQGVESAEIVAFLGVVGFERSSSDDDVVTQLWERNLQHIGYLTEDDFSDPYLIQQADDALQQRDALERIRQALVEQPPAAPRMIPKHLLMLSAEEEAWLRKAVEVEGRCNGLDDVIRIHAAILGEIQEPELFADFTAILGNLTVNLVVAGDIAHALQLARFMDRLQKLPTTAAEQRQQLAAALAGVLSGSTVDVLKVALDSAEAVIDYVQLKELLLILGIPSLAAICELLGRVEKLKVRKLIVEVLVELGGENPAVFEPFLSDPRWYLVRNVVLILSLIGTPAALKMILGLISHREPRIRREVLGFLERTADAKAKTYLLKYLRDDSSALRVKALQVLTRERLPFALKPIVALAGAEDFQERPFEEKKEIFLALGELGQESVLPMLREQLMKRYWFQKGNEKESVQLAALGLGRIRSSSALQLLKEARDQKKGGELRSILDQAIASHAFREKTPGRTR